From Mya arenaria isolate MELC-2E11 chromosome 1, ASM2691426v1, a single genomic window includes:
- the LOC128219555 gene encoding uncharacterized protein LOC128219555 produces the protein MAANIAFDSSEFQKWIKQWKAVFITRIALLPSVTLEAKHLHKYFLQKASNEQTCSSDHGHISDRIPILCRYNEKLRNEINAIHKRKKPSWRNASTDTWRDSPFAVAKLFMQPSGYVDTFSFDGIDFNGLRAFIYNCGRFTLIVENLSDEARKYVNKIRHMPAVCLSALTDQATVECIDSMDAVLNDPSFDGDPEVLEARKQLDELKTVIAEPNADILKYIIEDIAIRGVQEITELASAEEDEWSENRSEIKGAIEKLGGILMSSLEEQGGSAIYDIKATFENALAQLDSSIDNPKKIIIETTEEGIPKLTATGQSERLEIEEATLRGYRELEETRTTGS, from the exons ATGGCGGCAAATATAGCTTTCGACAGCTCAGAGTTCCAAAAGTGGATTAAGCAATGGAAGGCCGTCTTCATTACGAGGATAGCTCTCCTGCCTTCTGTCACGTTAGAGGCTAAACATCTGCACAAATACTTTCTTCAGAAAGCATCAAATGAGCAGACTTGTTCATCAGACCATGGTCATATATCGGATCGGATACCAATACTTTGTCGATATAATGAAAAACTTCGGAATGAAATCAATGCCATTCACAAAAGAAAGAAACCTTCCTGGAGAAATGCTTCGACAGACACATGGCGAGACTCTCCGTTTGCTGTTGCCAAGCTATTCATGCAGCCATCAGGGTATGTTGATACATTTTCATTTGATGGAATTGACTTCAACGGATTGAGAGCCTTCATATATAACTGCGGGCGGTTCACACTCATAGTTGAAAATCTATCTGACGAG GCTCGGAAGTACGTTAACAAGATACGGCATATGCCAGCCGTATGTTTAAGTGCTCTGACAGACCAGGCCACCGTTGAGTGCATAGACAGCATGGATGCAGTGCTTAACGATCCAAGTTTCGACGGAGATCCAGAAGTGCTGGAAGCGAGGAAACAACTGGACGAG TTAAAGACCGTAATCGCAGAGCCCAACGCggacattttgaaatatattatcgAGGATATTGCAATCAGAGGCGTTCAAGAAATTACGGAACTTGCTTCTGCAGAAGAAGACGAATGGAGTGAAAATAGAAGTGAGATAAAGGGTGCCATTGAGAAACTCGGTGGTATTTTGATGTCCAGTTTAGAGGAACAAGGAGGGAGCGCCATTTACGATATAAAGGCAACGTTTGAAAATGCTCTTGCGCAGTTGGATTCTAGCATAGACAATCCTAAGAAAATTATTATTGAGACAACCGAAGAGGGCATACCTAAACTGACAGCCACTGGTCAGTCCGAGAGACTGGAAATCGAAGAAGCAACTCTACGTGGTTATCGTGAACTAGAAGAAACAAGGACGACAGGAAGTTGA